The genomic window CATATAGTTTAGAGAATTAGGATCCACCGTATTTATGTTTTCCCTTTAGCCTCCAAAGTCGGTCTAACTCTTAGCCATATCATTCCCTTCACCTGAGCTCCTTCAAGAAGCAATGGAAGGCATGAATGACTGGCTCTCCTTCTCCATGCACGAGAGTCTCAACCATGACCTTGCCATTAGAAGGTTTTGTCCTGCTAGAATGGAGCTGGAACAAGGAGAAGAGTGCTGGGAGGAAATCACATTCAGTGAGATTGAACTTCTTTCTCCTGATGATGACAGCACTAGCCCTCCTCACTTAGCTGATTCTGAGGTGGATGAATTGGTTGATAGCTTTATTAACGTGGATCAAGACGGTAACAAGGATGACAAGTCCTTTGAGAAGGACCAGGATTTCAATCACCTCCAAGATGATCATATAGAGGCATTTTCCATGGTGAATGATGTTTTTCAAGACGTTCCAAAGATGAATATAGAAGGTGATGAATTGGAGATGAGCAGCTCTTTCGAAGATCTTGAAGCTGTTTCTGATATGGAGCCTAGAGTGGAAGACATGACTCAGGGTGTAGATCAAGGCCTTCATTTGGTCCACTTGTTGTTGGCTTGTGCTGAGGCTTTGAGCTGCAGAGACACACGGCTAGCAGAAACAATGCTCAGCCAAATTTGGCCTTCAGTTAGTCCATGGGGTGATTCTTTGCAGAGGGTTTCTTTTTGCTTCGCTATGGGATTGAAATGTAGATTATCACATCTTAATAATGTGAATGCACATGGGACATTCACAATTGGTGGTGCTATGGATAGATCATTGATCGTTAGGGCAGAGAAAATGGAAGCTTTTCAACTTCTTCATCAAGCAACTCCTTATATCGCTTTTGGTTTCATGGCTGCAAATGAAGCTATATGCCAGGCAGCACAAGAAAAGGACTCTTTGCATATCATTGATCTAGGAATGGAGCACGCCCTTCAGTGGCCTTCTTTGATGAGAATTCTAGCTTCAAGGCCTGAAGGCCCTCCGAAACTCCGAATCACAGGATTGATAGATGGTCATAATCTGTTAGAGCTTGAAGCTAGCATGAAAGAACTTGCCGAGGAAGCTAGCTCATTAGGCATCCGTTTGGAATTTAACTTGGTTTCAGAGCCAGTTTCGCCATTGCTTTTAACTACTGAGAATCTTAACTTGAGAGAAGGGGAGGCATTATTTGTGAATAGCATAATGCACTTGCACAAGTTCGTGAAAGAGAGTAGAGGCTCCCTCAAGGCAATCCTCCAagcaataaagaaattaaatccaACATTGCTTACGGTGGTAGAACAAGACGCAAACCACAATGGTCCCTTCTTTCTTGGAAGATTTATTGAATCTCTTCATTACTACTCTGCCATTTTTGATTCCCTTGAAGCTAGTCTTCCGAGAAATAGCCCACAGAGGATAAAGATGGAAAAGGTTCAATTTTCTACGGAGATTTGCAATATCATAGCTTATGAAGGTTCTAACAGGATTGAGAGACATGAAAGAGCAGATCAATGGAGAAGGCAATTATCCCGAGCAGGGTTTCAAGTAATGGGGTTGAAATGCATGAGCCAAGCTAGAATGATGCTCTCTGTTTATGGCATTGATGGTTACACTTTAGCCACCGAAAAGGGTTGTCTCCTCCTTGGATGGAAAGGCCGGCCTATCATGCTAGCATCTGCATGGCAAGTGCACAACCTTTTTCCCTCCTAATGCCTGCCAAGGTTTTGCTGCTTTATATAGTATCAACATTTAAATAACAAAGTGGATTTGCTGCTTTAATGATGATCCAGATATTCCCGAAAAGATTGTGCACATTTCAGCCCATGTTTCTCACAGAAGTTTTGCAATTTCTTGAATTATGTTATCATTGCAATATTGATCATTCTAGTTCACATTTTTAGATGGCGATTGGTACCTTTGAGTCAAGACTCAGGATTGATTAGGTGATGGTGTAAATCTACAGAAGCTCGTATATTGGAACCTTATAAATTGCAGTTGCTGTTTCTTCACAAATAATTGACTGCTCTTTCATGCGCTTCTAACATTATGGTTACATTGGATTCATGTGGAAGTACAGAGCCTATCAGTCAGGACAAACAACCAACGGTAACAACCCATTTGAGACGCAAAAGACGGGAAAAAACCTTGAAATTCCTTTTCAAAGTATAGAATTCAATGACAATGTAACATTCTGGAATAACTGGAATAAAACAATACTCATCAGATTATTGTAAGAGAATCTACTCCCATCTCAAAAACATTATGGAAGCCGATTTCTCCTTTCTAACACGATACAAGTCTCTCTTTGGACTTCAAGCAATCGATTTAGGATGAAACAAATCAGGGGAAGGCGATAACTAGAAATTGTGAAACCACTACTTTGATGCCTTGTTTCCGTGTCCTTTGCCTTGGCTAGCAGCTGCTGACATTATGCGCAAACGACTGGCAATTTCTGTGAAGGAAGGCCTAACTCCAGGATTTGGGGCCCAACACTGCTCCATTAGTATTCCCCATTCAGAATCACAATAACTTGGAATAGTTGGTCTCAGTGTGTTGTTTACAATCCCCCCTACACACCAGGATAGATACTCACATAAATGTCGACAGCATAGACAATATAAATGCAACTGACATCAACTGTACACGACATGACAGAGGAGAAGATTTAATGTACAATTGCAGCAAATAATGTACATAGTTATTCTGATTTCCAGAGGTTAGTGTGTAATCTAGAAGTGAAGTTAGCCCATTGGCATTGAACCTTCAAAGTCTTGATACCATTACGGAACTATACCGGACTCAGTTCAGAACAGGAAACACAAGTCTATTATTACAGAATAAAAACGAACCCCAACAACGatgatttttcaagaattttttttttccaacaccTATTGTTCCTTTTTAAATTATCCCACCATTACTTCCTGATATAATTATGAATCACATGCATGCATCCATTTCGCGAAACAAATCTATGAAAATTGAAAGACAAATTCAATCGTATACTAGCAGAGTCCAGCAGCATTTTTGGTAACTGCAGTTTCACAATGGTGCTGGAATCTTAGGATACAGGCACAACCCAAAGAAGATATATGTCATTTGCACACAATCATGCATGAACAACACACAAAAGAATTGAGTACAAAACTCATACCTATAATTGCACCATAGTGCATGTTGGCATAGGGCTCCTCACCGGTGAGAATTTCCCAAAGGACAATTCCAAAAGAGAAAACATCAACCTGTGATCAATTAGAGATTAGAAGCTGATCATAAGGGACATTAAACAACAAGGACTACAAATgatgggaaaagaaaagaaggaagagaaaTAAACCCCTGCATGAACCAAGTTCCATATCTGTCAAATAAAAGGCAACATGTGCGGGAcgaattttttaaaacctaaaccAGCTTAGCAACTTTTCACAAActagaagaaacaaaatgtaGATATTCAGATAAAGTTTTCCACCACCAAATGCaacaaatgaattgaaaattcAGTCATGTCAGTTACAAACTTAGCCGAGGTGTACATGGGACAAAAATCTATATCAACTCTACAACATTACAATCTTTTTCATGTCATTGACAGAGGTAATTTCAAGATGGAAGCCTTTACCTTTTCTGAAACCTTATTACTGCTTCCATTTAGAAGCTCGGGGGCCATCCATGGTAGAGTTCCCCTTACACCTCCAGAAACCAAAGTATTTCGTTTGATTTTTGACAGGCCAAAATCACCAACCTGGAACATCCATTCATAAGaatgttttataataagaaCTCAGTCGTTCGATGCAATCAGTTTTTTGTTCATACTTCTAGAACTTACCTTGCAGATTGGTCGTTGGGGATCTTTCAAGTTCACAAGCAAGTTGTCACATTTCAAATCAAAATGTACAATATTCTTCGAATGCAGATATTCCATTCCAAACGCAGCATCCATAGCTATGAGAAGTCTCTTGCGACGATCTAGATACCTGCAagttaatatttaatgaaataataaacaGGAGAAGACAAAACAATCAACTGCCTGTGCATGAAATTGCAAATTAGCAGGAATATGCCAAACTGGAATTCAGAGAAATGCAAGAGTGCACAACATGCCTATCCTTGCGAAGTAAAACATTTCTAAGAGAACCATCAACCATGTACTCTGTTACAGTAGCTAATGTCCCCCCATGTCCATCTTGAACTACACCATAAAATGCAACAACATTTGGATGGTGGAGCTTTGAAAGGATGCCAGCTTCCCGCCAAAACTCCAAGGTCTGATGAAGCCAGTGAAAATAGATTATTTAACATCAAGCTAAGAAAGCATATAAGAAGATAAGGAAACTAGAAGCCAATGTACTTGTTGAATACTAATGAAGACTTATTGAATTGGCCTCCTCTTTTTTCTATAAATCAATGAAGGCTACAGGATAAAATagcacataattatttttaggaaaaaaatttgGAAATGCATATCAAGAGTTGAGCAAAAGTTACCAGTCTCTCTTGCTCTGACGATCGACCTGTGAAACAGATCTTCTTTAGCCTCTTAATGGCAACATCAGTGCCCCTCCACTTTCCATGATACACAGTTCCAAAAGTGCCAGAACCCAATTCTTTCTGCTCTTCAagatcttcattttttattacctGTTATATCACCCGGAAGAGagtaaaaaagaataaagtggATGTTATTTTCagtaaaaaagtaaattgaactAATCTTAAAGCACAAGATGGAAGGCACAAGCATGCGAAAGGAACACTAAATCCATATGTTCCTGCAAGGTCGTCATATATGCATCACAGAAGTAGAAAGGAGAGAAGGAAACTAATCAGAAAGCACATTGTACCCTCTCTCTAGGTTTGGTTACTTTTCATATTGTATTATAGATTGAAGTTTGAGTCTACTAATATTTTAAGCATGCGTAAGTAGAATTTCTTTCAAACACTAAAAACAGGACAGAAAAACTTTACATCATAATAAAGATGGGTAAATGTAACCAGTGCATACCTGCAaggtattgatatcaaaatctcCCAGAGAAGGATCGCAAGGAGGAAGGCCATCGTTCTTGTTATCCAACTTCCCATCCTATGAGCATCAGAGTGAAGTTCGGTTGGCATGCTAGGAAATAAGttctcaaatcaaattaaaattgagaagaGATACCTCATACTGTGAATCTGGTGACTGTAGGTTCTCCATCATAGCCTCAAACTGCATACTTTCTGTCTCCTTCAATTGGGAATGATCAAAATCAGACATCATTGTAGAATCAGCTCCTACCATTCCAGGTAAATTATTCTGATTGTCTTGGCCAAAAATAATTTGGGAATAGTCATGGCCCACTGAATCTCCACCTTCTGCCAAATGTGTGAAATGATAAGATTTATGATCTACATTTGTAAGCACAGATGGAGTAGTTAGATGATCCTGGTCAATAAGAGAAATATCTTTTTGAACAAACTCTTCCTTTGCCAGCTTCTGAAAATATGACCAGTGCTTCGGCTCATGATTTTCCATGTTTACACTCACACCAGCTCCATCACTGTGTAGTGGACTAAGACCAGGGGTGTCCTCAGTAAATATCCCTTTTGAGAATATTTCAGAAATGAAATCACGAGGGAATCTATCATTTATATCGATTTGGATTTCTGCCTGCTTGGTGGCTGAAACAGTGACAGGGGGTATTCCTTCTGCAACAACTTTAGCTGAGCTATCTGTCCAAGAAAATGGCTGAAAATGTCTCAGACTGTCCTCATCAGAGACATTCCTGGTTGTCATCTCATCCAAGTCATCTGGAAGATCAGCTGTAGGATCCTTATGCTGCACAACACAAGTTACTTGGTGCACAGCCAGATGTCCAGATCCCACTTCTCCCTTTACATCAGCTGGGAGTTTCCTATGATTACCAGTGGCCATATCTGTCTCAAAGTCTTCCTTGAGAATCCTATCCCTGTTTGCAGAATCATTTTCATCAACATTCTTAGCAACTGCCTGCTTGAACCCAAAATCTGACACCTGTTCGGAATCAGGGAGCTTGTTATTCATCTGAGAAATGGCATCGGAAAACTCTTTATGTTGTTGAAATTGAGCGACTCCATCATCTATGATTTGAGAGTCTGTACATGATGGTTTTTCAGTTGAAATGAAGTGTTCAGTGTGGGCAGCCAAATTACTCTCATGCAAATTTTCCACTGATTCCATAACTGGATTGTTCTCGGTGATGCCTGGATGTGAATGAGAAATGAGCAACTGAGAGCCAAGTGAATCATCAGACTTGGATAACCTGTTCAGTAACTCTGCTTGACCCCGGGGTATTCTCTCCGAATAATAAACCCTCTGAGGAGGTATTGATGGCTCAAGATAGTTCAAGTCAACTGGATTCGAAGTAGAATCAGCATTTCCTGGACCAGATGCACCACTGGGTGTGGAGTGTTGATCATCTTCATGAGATCTAGGAACCTGTACTTGATTCACATCATCAACAAAAGAAGAAACCTTCTTTGGTTCTTGGCATTTCCCCTCATATTTTGATGGTATGGTACTTAGATCTCCTTCTGGCACAGCAGCTGGTACTGGTACTTCATCAACTGGAGCAGGGTAAATATTCTCTATCGCATGAGTTTTTCCCAAGTCAATCTTTTGCTGAATTGAACCAGCAGGTTTTGGATTCACCTCCTTCCCTGGCATCTGCGAATTCTTCATCTGAACGCTAATACATTGATGTCCTTCGTAAAAATCTGCTTCTTCATTCATATGCCCTTGAAGTTGCCTTGAATAAGGGATTTCTCCAAGAGGAGAGTCATTAGAGGAATGATGGTGATAGTGCAATGGGAAATGCTTAGTGTCTCTATGATCCATCATCTGGTCATGATAAAATTGTGGATAGGTCTCGTAGGCATTGGAGGAACTTTGAAGAGTAGGTTGAGAAGAGTGGTAAGTGCCAACCAAAGGTGAAGCGCTGACCCAAGCAGATGCAACACTGGTCGTCTCCCTGTCAATGTTTCCTGAAGGGCTTGCCAAACCATGCAGGGCTGATCCTCTTCTGGATCCCATGTCCATGCCATTGACAGCAACTACATACTGAATCTCAGAATCACCCTCCGCACTGCCCAGGCCCAGTTGAGCATCTTCCAAATCACTCATTGAAAACAGAAACAATCTGAGTTTTTGTGATCCTTCTCTATCTTCAATTTCACTCCATTCATCCATCATATTCAGCAGATCCTCGTCACATGAAACAGAAACCAAGGCATCAAGATCTTCACCAGGAAGCTGATATTTTATGACGCGAGCTTCGTAATATATTGCTAAAGTTTTCTGCTTAAACTCATGCCAAGAAATGTCCCTTGCAATACACATAATGCGCTTTTCACCTCCAACATACCTCAGTTGTCCATCACTTGGCCGTGGTAGGATTTTACCACCAAAGCTGCAGAGAACTTTCATTTTCCCAGAGAAGCTATCGGAGGCTCCAGAGGAGGCATAGCCATGCGGAGCTCCATGGCTTTCATAACCAGATGAAGTTCTTGGTACCAACTGAATTGACCCATAGTTGCTTCTCTCTTCATGTAAAGATGAGTCCATCCTCTCAAAGTCTTTTTGACCTCTCTCTACCATGGTTAGCATCGAAATATCTGAACCGCTTTCAGACCCTGTATGACTAATGCCTAAAATACCTTTTAGTTCCAGATAACCAGTCACATAGTTGGGATCGCCAACAGCATTTGGAATGAGAGGCTTCTTAGGAATGACCCGATCACGCATAAATTCGAGAGCAAACTCCTCACCTGTCTGAATGGAATAGTTACGTACAGGTTTAACTTCTGGTGGTGGTACATTTAGGTCAGGAACTCTTGTATTGGAATTCCTGCTACTTGAAGGGTCTGAGGTATATGCCTGAGAAGCAGGCTGGGATATCTCATGTCTAGGATCCCCATAATTGTATTGATGTTGTTTATATATCTCTGACTCTTCCATCACAACATTATTTAAATACTTCTCAACTTAACTCGAATCAAGCGGATTAAACCCAATGCCATCACCAAACACTCACAAAATCAGTCCATCAACTACATACCAACACACAAACTTCGCTCACAACAAGGTTTATGATCACAATGATTTGCTAAATTTCCTGAAAAAAAGAACAGCAAACACATGCAAACGCGTCAAGAACCCTCAGATCTTAAGAAAAATGATACATTACAAGTAATAGAACAGAAATCCACACAGCAAggcaaacaaaacaatttacaaactGGGATTCATTCAAACCACATGCAGTCATCAAATATTATCAAAGTTAGGAGAATCCAACTGAACTTCAAACATAGATAAACACAATAAAACCTCCAAAAAGTTACAGATAGAAGTGGTTACAAAGTAACCCATCCAGACTCAAAATTCAACTACCACCTCATAAAGTTAGAAACTACACAAACTGAAAGTGGTGATATGATATATCAGCATAAATTAACTATCCAAATTCCCAACCaacaaaattctaaattaattatcGAATAGCTAAAAAtctaacccaaaaaaaaccaaaaataaaaatcaaataattcacaaaaaaaacccaaaactttaTTTCTCTCAGATCAACAActaaaacccaaaaagaaacaattaaagagaaaagaaaagaacttgcCTTATAACATAAATACCTGAAATATAAGGAGAAAGGGTATCTAACTCAAAGTTTTGGCTTTTGCTTCAAGAGGGAGTGAGTAAAGGGTCTCTCTGTAAGctcaaataacaacaacaaagcaAATACATTTATCTCATATTCATCATgggttttgtttgctttttgaattttttgtgctaaaaatttgaaacttgtaatttttttgacaaaatagaAGGATTGGccttttgtctctctctctctctctctctctctctgctcaGATACATTCTCTTACATGTGCTAAATAGTCAACAAACTACTTGAAGTTACTAGATTCTTGATGTTTTCCCAGTTTATTTACTTTGTATGCCACTACTGTTAATTAGTTTGACGAAAATAACGGttactttcttaatattttggTGGCACGATCTACTTTTTCTACTTTGTAGAGATGATAGCTGCTttgtatttttccattttttaattttatcacggTGATtctaaggaaagaaataaagaattatttatcGATATGACGATATTAAACAAATGCAgcattatattattatctaaccaTATAATCCCAAACTATAAGCGAATCGGATCACGCCAAGTTTTTGTACAAAATCTTGggtttattctttatttttttctgaatgaTGTAAgtataagttttttaaagtgattttcattaaaaatatattaaaataatttttatttttattttttaaaatttatttttgatatcatcaaaataatctaaaattaaaaaataataattttaaaaaattaaaaattaaaaatacgtttttacattaaaacacacgttcccccccccccccccttcctTTTCTGGTCGGCCAGCTTCCGGGCACGTTGCATATATTTCAGTATTCACATTTTGCTTCAGAAGCTTTTGATTACCTTTTAAGGAAAGAAGCGAAGAGTTCGGTGGaaacatgaaaatcaaagaaagatacATTGGAGAGATTTGGCTTTGACCTTAGAGTTTTAGAATCTTTTAGTTTAATCAAAGATTACGTCATAATTTAATTCCGAAATACCACCTAAAGTCTTATAGTGTTTTTATACATTGGCTATATATGGTCGGTCTTTATCTATTACATAAGTATACATATAAGCCTTGTATTATTATACAACACAAACTTGTCATAACTAGTGGTGGATGGGTAAGGTTACGTTTGAGAGCCGATTTAAGATGAATAAGAATCttgataaaactataaataagattttttaaaatattaaaaaatattttttattattttttatctgtgTCTAACAAGTGGAGTCttgaataattttcattttatatttggagtcttttgttaaatgaaaataattttcattttataaattatgattaaCAAATATAACTTATTTATTCTCAAAGTTTTTTATTAGCATTAAGTTATTCTAAGTGACCTTTAACTTGAGCCGGCTTTACTTGATTGTCCTTGTCTCATGAAAATTGACCATAATATTAAAGATTTAGAGGGTATTTGGTTTGGAGGTGGCTTTGGCTTTATTTAGTGAGACCCgtataaaaaacatgtatttttattttatttttaaagatgtagtttatgctttaaaaagattatatctttaaaaaatatcatcatatcTCCGAACCAAACacatattaaataaatgaggTCGGCTCCAATCCCTCTCTTAGCCAAATTCATTGAGACGTATTCACGTTTATTTGAATACAATAAAATACCTTTCATACACGGAAGTGCTTGTTGGATTAATgagtctaataaaaaatataaataaatgtcGAAACAAAGTTTTCTAGAACTTTCAGTTTGGTGTGAGTTATAGAGTTATTGCCTCcctctaaaaaataacttgaagtAAATTTCCTTGAAAAACATGTGAAGGCTAAATTAATTGCCTCCCTCTTTATTTTGCTCTCTCTCTAAACGCTTCCTCTCTTTCTAAGATCAGACAATCTAAGGATTTTACCAATTTTCAGTCATTATATTCATTTATTCAAGGATCATGGAAAGCTCACAATCTCGAATTTAAGAGAATGGA from Populus trichocarpa isolate Nisqually-1 chromosome 5, P.trichocarpa_v4.1, whole genome shotgun sequence includes these protein-coding regions:
- the LOC7485001 gene encoding GRAS family protein RAD1, whose amino-acid sequence is MEGMNDWLSFSMHESLNHDLAIRRFCPARMELEQGEECWEEITFSEIELLSPDDDSTSPPHLADSEVDELVDSFINVDQDGNKDDKSFEKDQDFNHLQDDHIEAFSMVNDVFQDVPKMNIEGDELEMSSSFEDLEAVSDMEPRVEDMTQGVDQGLHLVHLLLACAEALSCRDTRLAETMLSQIWPSVSPWGDSLQRVSFCFAMGLKCRLSHLNNVNAHGTFTIGGAMDRSLIVRAEKMEAFQLLHQATPYIAFGFMAANEAICQAAQEKDSLHIIDLGMEHALQWPSLMRILASRPEGPPKLRITGLIDGHNLLELEASMKELAEEASSLGIRLEFNLVSEPVSPLLLTTENLNLREGEALFVNSIMHLHKFVKESRGSLKAILQAIKKLNPTLLTVVEQDANHNGPFFLGRFIESLHYYSAIFDSLEASLPRNSPQRIKMEKVQFSTEICNIIAYEGSNRIERHERADQWRRQLSRAGFQVMGLKCMSQARMMLSVYGIDGYTLATEKGCLLLGWKGRPIMLASAWQVHNLFPS
- the LOC7480431 gene encoding uncharacterized protein LOC7480431, producing MEESEIYKQHQYNYGDPRHEISQPASQAYTSDPSSSRNSNTRVPDLNVPPPEVKPVRNYSIQTGEEFALEFMRDRVIPKKPLIPNAVGDPNYVTGYLELKGILGISHTGSESGSDISMLTMVERGQKDFERMDSSLHEERSNYGSIQLVPRTSSGYESHGAPHGYASSGASDSFSGKMKVLCSFGGKILPRPSDGQLRYVGGEKRIMCIARDISWHEFKQKTLAIYYEARVIKYQLPGEDLDALVSVSCDEDLLNMMDEWSEIEDREGSQKLRLFLFSMSDLEDAQLGLGSAEGDSEIQYVVAVNGMDMGSRRGSALHGLASPSGNIDRETTSVASAWVSASPLVGTYHSSQPTLQSSSNAYETYPQFYHDQMMDHRDTKHFPLHYHHHSSNDSPLGEIPYSRQLQGHMNEEADFYEGHQCISVQMKNSQMPGKEVNPKPAGSIQQKIDLGKTHAIENIYPAPVDEVPVPAAVPEGDLSTIPSKYEGKCQEPKKVSSFVDDVNQVQVPRSHEDDQHSTPSGASGPGNADSTSNPVDLNYLEPSIPPQRVYYSERIPRGQAELLNRLSKSDDSLGSQLLISHSHPGITENNPVMESVENLHESNLAAHTEHFISTEKPSCTDSQIIDDGVAQFQQHKEFSDAISQMNNKLPDSEQVSDFGFKQAVAKNVDENDSANRDRILKEDFETDMATGNHRKLPADVKGEVGSGHLAVHQVTCVVQHKDPTADLPDDLDEMTTRNVSDEDSLRHFQPFSWTDSSAKVVAEGIPPVTVSATKQAEIQIDINDRFPRDFISEIFSKGIFTEDTPGLSPLHSDGAGVSVNMENHEPKHWSYFQKLAKEEFVQKDISLIDQDHLTTPSVLTNVDHKSYHFTHLAEGGDSVGHDYSQIIFGQDNQNNLPGMVGADSTMMSDFDHSQLKETESMQFEAMMENLQSPDSQYEDGKLDNKNDGLPPCDPSLGDFDINTLQVIKNEDLEEQKELGSGTFGTVYHGKWRGTDVAIKRLKKICFTGRSSEQERLTLEFWREAGILSKLHHPNVVAFYGVVQDGHGGTLATVTEYMVDGSLRNVLLRKDRYLDRRKRLLIAMDAAFGMEYLHSKNIVHFDLKCDNLLVNLKDPQRPICKVGDFGLSKIKRNTLVSGGVRGTLPWMAPELLNGSSNKVSEKVDVFSFGIVLWEILTGEEPYANMHYGAIIGGIVNNTLRPTIPSYCDSEWGILMEQCWAPNPGVRPSFTEIASRLRIMSAAASQGKGHGNKASK